A region of the Curvibacter sp. AEP1-3 genome:
AGCAGTAGGGGCGAATTACATCGCCCTGCAAAAAACACTGGGTGTAGACGTGATTTGGGAGAGTGTCTCCAGCAGCAATGTCTCGCTGGACGACTTTTTCAGCCCCAGAACGGCAGCCCGTGGGAGCTCCGTTCTCGGGTACGTGGTTCTTGAAGTGTCGCGCGAGCGTTTGGATACCCGCGGTCGGGAAACGCTGCTCGTAGCAGTGGTCATCGGGATGGCGGGTCTGCTTCTGGGAGGTTTGTTGGCCTTGCGACTGGGCGAAGGGGTGATCGGGCCGGTGATGCGGGTATCCCGCACGATCGAACGTATTGGCGAGGGCGACTTGTCTCCAAGTTCAGAAGCCTTGCCATCGGACCCATTGTTTGACCTGCAGACCCGGCTGAACCAGATGGCGCAGCGCTTGGCGTGGGGGCGTGAGGAGTTGGAGTACCGGGTAGAGGCAGCAACCCGGGAACTGCGCCTGAAGAAAGAAGAGGCGGAAACTGCCACTTTAGCCAAGTCCCGTTTTCTTGCCGCTGCCAGCCACGATTTGCGGCAACCTACGCACGCATTGGGCATGTTTGTGGCGCGCTTGGGCCAGTTGCGTCTGGATGCGGAAACCCGTCAGGTGGTGGGTAGCCTGGAGGCCTCTGTTCAATCCATGCAGGACTTGTTGGACGGGCTGCTGGATGTCTCCCGTCTGGACGCTGGAGCTGTGCAGGTGCAACGGGTCGCAGCACCGGTGGAGGACATTCTTCAAGGGCTTCGCAAGGCCTTGCTTCCATTGGCCGAAGGCAAGGGTTTGCGCCTGAGGGTTCGGGCCTCCGGCGAGTGGTTTTTGAGTGACCCTGTGCTCTTGCAGCGCATGCTCATGAATCTTGCCAACAATGCTATCCGCTACACAGAACGGGGTACCGTTTTGATTACCTGTCGTGTGATCGAGGGCGGAGCCCAACTGCGTTTCGATGTGTCAGACAGTGGCATTGGCATTTCGCCCGAGCACCAGCGTGAAATCTTCCGTGAGTTTTATCAGGTGGGGAACTCTGGGCGGGACCGCACGCAAGGGCTTGGCTTGGGGCTGAACATCGTGGAACGGACTGCCAAGCTGTTAGGCCATACCGTGTCCTTGCGGTCCGATCTCGGCTGTGGCACCCGCTTCTCCATTCGCGTTCCGCGCGCCTTGCCACGTGCAATTCCGGTGACGTCCAACCCTTTGTCGGAGCCAGCAGGTTTCGGCGAATTGGAAGGGATGCGCATCCTGATCGTGGAAGATGATGGCTTTGCGCTGGAGGCATTGCAGGAGCTTCTGCGCTCCTGGGGCTGTGTGGTGAATGCGGCGGCCGGTGTACAGCAGGCTCTGGATTTTGTGAATGCTTACCCCGCGCCAGATCTTGTTCTCACGGATTTCCGTCTCGGTGAAGACCGCAACGGCATGGATGTCATCGCCATGGTCAGGTCTCATGCCCGGCGGGATATACCAGCCTGCCTGATGAGTGGTGACACGGATGCGGAGCTGATTCAATCTGCCAAAGCCGCCGGCTTGACGCTTTTGCACAAGCCTGTGAGGCCCGCAAAATTACGTAGCCTCTTGCGGCGCCTGGCGATTAACAGCGCCCCGGAAATTCAGGAAAAATCCTAGGCGGCGGTAGCGGGGCGGTAGCCGCTGCGGGCGGCGGCCACTACAGCCTGTGTGCGGTTTTGTACGTCAAAGTGGCGCAAGATGGCTGCCACATGGGTCTTCACCGTTTCTTCCGA
Encoded here:
- a CDS encoding ATP-binding protein, with the protein product MTFRGIRFRMLLAALAPVFLVVVSLMAVFWSTRVSDLDEAHIMRAKLIAHQIAMSSEYGLFSGNVASLQAISAGLQNEADVRSIAIFDANGQLLAKTGKSRYGELSEAVGANYIALQKTLGVDVIWESVSSSNVSLDDFFSPRTAARGSSVLGYVVLEVSRERLDTRGRETLLVAVVIGMAGLLLGGLLALRLGEGVIGPVMRVSRTIERIGEGDLSPSSEALPSDPLFDLQTRLNQMAQRLAWGREELEYRVEAATRELRLKKEEAETATLAKSRFLAAASHDLRQPTHALGMFVARLGQLRLDAETRQVVGSLEASVQSMQDLLDGLLDVSRLDAGAVQVQRVAAPVEDILQGLRKALLPLAEGKGLRLRVRASGEWFLSDPVLLQRMLMNLANNAIRYTERGTVLITCRVIEGGAQLRFDVSDSGIGISPEHQREIFREFYQVGNSGRDRTQGLGLGLNIVERTAKLLGHTVSLRSDLGCGTRFSIRVPRALPRAIPVTSNPLSEPAGFGELEGMRILIVEDDGFALEALQELLRSWGCVVNAAAGVQQALDFVNAYPAPDLVLTDFRLGEDRNGMDVIAMVRSHARRDIPACLMSGDTDAELIQSAKAAGLTLLHKPVRPAKLRSLLRRLAINSAPEIQEKS